The Pseudomonas iranensis genome includes a window with the following:
- the rpsO gene encoding 30S ribosomal protein S15, protein MALDVQEKAQIVADYQQAVGDTGSPEVQVALLTANINKLQGHFKANGKDHHSRRGLIRMVNQRRKLLDYLKGKDVSRYAALIARLGLRR, encoded by the coding sequence ATGGCTCTCGACGTTCAAGAAAAAGCTCAAATCGTTGCTGACTACCAGCAAGCTGTTGGTGACACTGGTTCGCCAGAAGTGCAGGTTGCACTGCTGACCGCCAACATCAACAAACTGCAAGGTCACTTCAAGGCCAACGGTAAAGATCACCACTCCCGTCGTGGTCTGATCCGCATGGTTAACCAGCGTCGCAAGCTGCTGGACTACCTGAAAGGCAAGGACGTAAGCCGGTACGCCGCGCTGATCGCTCGCCTGGGTCTGCGTCGCTAA
- a CDS encoding type II toxin-antitoxin system HicB family antitoxin translates to MSSQLHYKGYVGSIEASTEDKCLFGKLLFIRALVNYEGQTVAELEAAFREAVDDYLQTCEQLGQKPEIPCKGSFNVRIGHDLHLAAALAATRQNVSLNDLTRQALNEYLQHHA, encoded by the coding sequence ATGAGTTCCCAGCTGCACTACAAAGGCTATGTTGGCTCTATCGAGGCGAGCACGGAAGACAAGTGCCTGTTCGGAAAACTCCTTTTCATCAGGGCGCTGGTTAATTATGAAGGACAAACGGTGGCTGAACTGGAAGCAGCCTTTCGCGAGGCGGTAGATGACTATTTACAAACCTGTGAGCAGCTCGGGCAGAAGCCTGAAATCCCATGCAAAGGATCGTTCAATGTTCGCATCGGTCACGATCTGCATTTAGCAGCGGCTCTGGCGGCAACCCGTCAAAATGTGTCGTTGAATGATCTGACACGTCAAGCACTGAACGAATACCTCCAACACCACGCATAA
- the pnp gene encoding polyribonucleotide nucleotidyltransferase produces MNPVIKKFQFGQSTVTLETGRIARQASGAVLVTVDDDVSVLVTVVGAKQADPGKGFFPLSVHYQEKTYAAGKIPGGFFKREGRPSEKETLTSRLIDRPIRPLFPEGFMNEVQVVCTVVSTSKKTDPDIAAMIGTSAALAISGIPFDGPIGAARVAFHESTGYLLNPTYEQQAASSLDMVVAGTSDAVLMVESEAKELTEDQMLGAVLFAHDEFQVVINAVKELAAEAAKPTWNWAPAPEATELLGAIRAEFGEAISQAYTITIKADRYARLGELKDQVVAKLSGEEGQPSAAEVKAAFGEIEYRTVRENIVNGKPRIDGRDTKTVRPLNIEVGVLPKTHGSALFTRGETQALVVATLGTARDAQLLDTLEGEKKDPFMLHYNFPPFSVGECGRMGGAGRREIGHGRLARRSVSAMLPAADVFPYTIRVVSEITESNGSSSMASVCGASLALMDAGVPMKAPVAGIAMGLVKEGEKFAVLTDILGDEDHLGDMDFKVAGTAKGVTALQMDIKIKGITEEIMEIALGQALEARLNILGQMNQIIGQSRTELSANAPTMIAMKIDTDKIRDVIGKGGATIRAICEETKASIDIEDDGSIKIFGETKDAAEAARQRVLSITAEAEIGKIYVGKVERIVDFGAFVNILPGKDGLVHISMLSDARVEKVTDILKEGQEVEVLVLDVDNRGRIKLSIKDVAAAKASGV; encoded by the coding sequence GTGAACCCGGTAATCAAAAAATTCCAGTTCGGTCAATCGACCGTTACCCTCGAGACAGGCCGTATCGCCCGTCAGGCCTCCGGCGCAGTATTGGTCACCGTTGACGACGACGTCAGCGTGTTGGTGACTGTTGTCGGTGCAAAGCAAGCCGATCCGGGCAAGGGCTTCTTCCCTCTGTCCGTTCATTACCAGGAAAAGACTTACGCTGCCGGTAAGATTCCTGGCGGTTTCTTCAAGCGTGAAGGCCGTCCTTCCGAGAAAGAAACCCTGACTTCCCGACTGATCGACCGTCCGATCCGTCCGCTGTTCCCAGAAGGCTTCATGAACGAAGTGCAGGTTGTCTGCACCGTCGTTTCCACCAGCAAGAAGACCGATCCGGACATCGCTGCGATGATCGGTACCTCGGCTGCCCTGGCCATTTCCGGCATTCCGTTCGACGGCCCGATCGGCGCCGCTCGCGTGGCTTTCCACGAAAGCACCGGCTACCTGCTGAACCCGACTTACGAGCAGCAGGCCGCTTCGAGCCTGGACATGGTCGTTGCCGGTACTTCCGACGCCGTGCTGATGGTTGAATCGGAAGCCAAAGAGCTGACCGAAGACCAGATGCTGGGCGCGGTATTGTTCGCTCACGACGAATTCCAGGTTGTGATCAACGCTGTTAAAGAACTGGCTGCCGAAGCCGCCAAGCCAACCTGGAACTGGGCTCCTGCGCCAGAAGCCACCGAACTGCTGGGCGCTATCCGTGCCGAGTTCGGCGAAGCGATCTCCCAGGCTTACACCATCACCATCAAAGCCGACCGTTACGCTCGCCTGGGTGAGCTGAAGGACCAGGTGGTTGCCAAGCTGTCCGGTGAAGAAGGCCAGCCAAGCGCTGCTGAAGTCAAAGCCGCCTTCGGCGAAATCGAATACCGCACCGTTCGCGAAAACATCGTTAACGGCAAGCCACGTATCGACGGTCGCGACACCAAGACTGTACGTCCGCTGAACATCGAAGTCGGCGTTCTGCCAAAGACTCACGGTTCGGCACTGTTCACCCGTGGCGAAACCCAGGCGCTGGTTGTGGCAACACTGGGCACCGCCCGTGACGCGCAACTGCTGGACACCCTGGAAGGCGAAAAGAAAGACCCGTTCATGCTGCACTACAACTTCCCGCCGTTCTCGGTAGGCGAGTGTGGTCGCATGGGTGGCGCCGGTCGTCGCGAAATCGGTCACGGCCGTCTGGCCCGTCGTTCGGTTTCGGCCATGCTGCCAGCCGCTGACGTGTTCCCGTACACCATCCGCGTGGTGTCGGAAATCACCGAATCCAACGGTTCGAGCTCGATGGCTTCCGTGTGCGGTGCTTCCCTGGCACTGATGGACGCTGGTGTACCGATGAAAGCACCGGTGGCCGGTATCGCCATGGGTCTGGTTAAAGAAGGCGAGAAGTTCGCCGTCCTGACCGACATCCTCGGCGACGAAGATCACCTCGGCGACATGGACTTTAAGGTAGCCGGTACCGCCAAAGGCGTTACCGCACTGCAGATGGACATCAAGATCAAGGGCATCACCGAAGAGATCATGGAAATCGCTCTGGGCCAGGCCCTTGAGGCGCGCCTGAACATCCTCGGTCAGATGAACCAGATCATTGGCCAGTCGCGTACCGAACTGTCGGCCAACGCTCCGACCATGATCGCGATGAAGATCGACACCGACAAGATCCGTGACGTTATCGGTAAAGGTGGCGCGACCATCCGTGCGATCTGCGAAGAAACCAAAGCTTCGATCGACATCGAAGACGACGGCTCGATCAAGATCTTCGGCGAAACCAAGGATGCCGCAGAAGCTGCTCGTCAGCGCGTTCTGAGCATCACTGCAGAAGCCGAGATCGGCAAGATCTACGTCGGCAAGGTTGAGCGCATCGTTGACTTCGGCGCATTCGTAAACATCCTGCCGGGCAAGGACGGTCTGGTGCACATCTCGATGCTGAGCGACGCTCGCGTAGAGAAAGTCACCGACATTCTGAAAGAAGGTCAGGAAGTGGAAGTGCTGGTACTGGACGTGGACAACCGCGGCCGTATCAAGCTGTCCATCAAAGACGTGGCAGCTGCCAAGGCTTCGGGCGTTTAA
- a CDS encoding type II toxin-antitoxin system HicA family toxin, with the protein MSKTEKLLAKLVNGRSAFTWSELVTLLARLGYSQLEGSGSRIKFDNGNPSALINLHKPHPGNEIKTYARRQIIEQLKTGGLIP; encoded by the coding sequence ATGTCAAAGACTGAAAAACTTCTCGCCAAACTAGTCAACGGCCGAAGCGCATTCACATGGTCCGAGCTTGTCACTCTGTTGGCGCGTCTTGGTTACTCTCAGCTGGAAGGATCCGGTAGCAGGATCAAATTCGACAACGGGAATCCGAGCGCATTGATCAACCTGCACAAGCCACATCCCGGAAATGAAATCAAAACATACGCAAGACGCCAGATTATCGAGCAACTGAAAACAGGAGGCCTGATTCCATGA
- a CDS encoding DUF6388 family protein produces the protein MTELTQEQRHEQALEKYLLDVPDLKDEIKDLSADDQKDQIQWAFEDEAEAQGLQPWELTLKYTSTPEEFEAQRLVLHKEAAEVLGVEWEEYCEMNNLVV, from the coding sequence ATGACTGAATTGACCCAAGAGCAACGCCACGAACAAGCGCTGGAAAAATACCTTCTGGATGTGCCGGACCTGAAGGATGAGATCAAGGACCTGAGTGCCGATGATCAGAAAGACCAGATCCAGTGGGCCTTCGAAGACGAAGCCGAAGCGCAGGGCTTGCAGCCGTGGGAGCTGACCCTCAAGTACACGAGCACGCCGGAGGAATTCGAGGCGCAGCGCCTCGTGCTGCACAAGGAAGCGGCGGAAGTATTGGGTGTTGAGTGGGAAGAGTACTGCGAGATGAATAATCTCGTCGTATAA